From a single Maylandia zebra isolate NMK-2024a linkage group LG3, Mzebra_GT3a, whole genome shotgun sequence genomic region:
- the LOC143416724 gene encoding low affinity immunoglobulin gamma Fc region receptor II-like, with product MVPNKPTVILEPPLTQIYSSETVTVRYEPRPVLTVSPSWLSPGASVTLNCEVEHPSAGWSFYWYKAVADLSEKSSSYELLPDGSGTAQDSYIIHGQTHTAGYVCRAGRGDPEYHTDHSQPKFVWSADVHSAASLTVSPDRVQHFTSDSVSLTCEGNFPEWRVRKFSEDARLSVCRRMTGSTCDINTSESDTAVYWCESGSGEFSSAVNITVHNGPILVSPVHPVTEGASVSLSCSLRTQKILSNVFFYHNDKLIQNDTRGELKISAVSKSDEGFYKCQYSGRESAQSWMSVKVTVSGADSSSSPVWLIVGLVFGVSLLIILLLLLYRCRTTNSENFFLYLSLFNEPVFRV from the exons ATGAACCCCGTCCTGTCCTCACTGTGTCTCCATCATGGCTGAGTCCTGGAGCCTCAGTAACTCTGAACTGTGAGGTTGAACATCCGTCTGCAGGATGGAGCTTCTACTGGTATAAAGCTGTTGCTGATCTATCAGAGAAATCCTCCAGTTATGAGCTGCTACCTGATGGCAGTGGGACTGCACAGGACTCCTACATCATTcatggacagacacacacagcaggatatgtgtgcagagctggaagaggagacccagagtatcacactgatcacagtcAACCAAAGTTTGTCTGGTCTGCAG ATGTTCATTCAGCAGCGTCTCTCACAGTGAGTCCTGACAGAGTGCAACACTTCACCTCTGACTCTGTCTCACTGACCTGTGAGGGAAACTTCCCTGAGTGGAGAGTGAGGAAGTTCTCTGAGGACGCCCGACTCTCTGTCTGTAGGAGAATGACTGGATCCACATGTGACATCAACACATCAGAGTCAGATACTGCAGTGTACTGGTGTGAGTCTGGATCAGGAGAGTTCAGCAGTGCAGTCAACATCACTGTACA TAATGGTCCTATCCTGGTGAGTCCTGTTCATCCTGTGACTGAGGGAGCTTCTGTTAGTCTGAGCTGCAGTTTGAGAACACAAAAAATACTttccaatgtgtttttctatcacaATGACAAACTTATCCAAAATGATACCCGAGGGGAGCTGAAGATCTCTGCAGTGTCAAAGTCTGATGAAGGTTTCTACAAGTGTCAGTACTCAGGAAGAGAGTCAGCACAGAGCTGGATGTCAGTTAAAG TAACTGTGTCAGGAGCTGACAGCTCTTCATCTCCTGTGTGGTTGATTGTTGGACTGGTTTTTGGAGTCTCTCTTCTTATTATTCTCCTGCTCTTGCTGTATCGCTGCAGAACGACCAACAGTGAGAACTTTTTCCTTTACTTATCATTATTCAATGAACCTGTGTTCAGAGTTTGA